The DNA segment GCCGCGCGCGTCGAACGAGAGGCGGAGCGCCCCCGCGTTGAGCGTCACGACTGCCGGCCCAGGGGCGGATGGCGACTGGGCGGGTGCGGACTGGAGGGCAGCGACCGCGAGGGCAGCTGCGACGACGAAGCGACGGAGGTGGGTCACGCGGAAGAAGATCGGAGCAGGTCGGCGTGTGCGCGAGAGCCAGCTTCCGTTCGATCCCACCATCCGGGTGCTCGTCGATATCGATCGACGACTTCCGAAGGGGGAGGAGCGGGAGAAATCACCCGATGAGCTGATACCATCATCCTCGCGCGCCCGCACCATCCGGGTGCTCGGCTTGCAGCTGGAGTCACGGCGTGAGCGGCACCGCCTTCCTCGCCGACGAGACCTCGCCCGCCATGAAGTAGCCTAACGCGCGCCGAGCCGGGTGCGTCAGGTTGGCGACGTTGCCGCGCACGCTCGCCGTCGAGACGGCGAACGGTGAGCCGTCGTTGGTGACCTGGTCGGTGAGCGCGACGTAGTACCGATAGCCTTCCTCACTCAGCGAGATCTGGCGCACCTCGACGCGGTCGCCGGGCTTGACGACCATCCCGCCATAGGGCTGGAACTGCGTCACGGACTTCCCGTCCACCAGGTCGTCGTTGGCGAACATGCGCGCCTTGAAGGTGCTGTCGGCCGAGATGAGGCGCACGCCGTTCACGAGCTGGTCCCAGACGTAGTAGTTGCGCTCCCCGCCCGGATCGCGCGTGTCGATCGTTGCCCGCAGCCCGTCACGCGGGCCGATGACGTTGTTGCGCTCCATGAAGTACATCGAGTCGATCGGCGCGACCGAGGTGAGGAGATCGCTCCCTTCGTACTGCTCTCCCTGCCAGGTGACGTGCAGTGTGTACCGGTGCCCGACTTCCGCGGCGAACGGCGGCGACACGTGGAGCGACGCGTCGTTCGGCGACGGCGCGAAGGAAAGCGAGTGTCCCGCCTCGTCGGTGACGCGCACGGTGGCCCCCGTCGCGGCCGGTGCGGCCGTGTTGCTGAAGTAGCGGTCGGTGGTCGTCACGCGGATCTGCTGGGGAATGGCTCCCTCCCCGATGATGCGCTCCATGCGTCCCTCGACCACGAGGAGTCGCTCCCCGGTGGCCAGGTCGACATCGACCACGCGCTCGCAGCCGCCGGCGAACGCAAGCAACGGGAGCACGAGCAGCGTCGTGAGGCGCGCGCGCTTGGTGATGGACATCTCGCTCGCTCCCTAGAAGTGACGCGTGTAGGAAATGCTCGGGACGATCCCGAACACCGACAGCTGCACCGCCTCGGAGGCGAGCGGGTTGTCCTTGGTCTGGCGGAACGACATCGACTGCGCGTTGAAGCGGTTGTAGGCGTTGAAGACTCCCAGCTGCAACTCGCCGCGTCGCATCTTGCGCGTGAAGGCAAGGTCCAGCCGGTGATAGGCCGGGAGGCGCGCGGCGTTGCGTGGTCCGTACTCGGCCAGGATCAACCCATCGACCACGTAGCGCGACTCGGGGAACGTGGCGGGGAGCCCGCTGGCGAGGGTGAAGGTCGTCCCCATCGTCCAATTGCGGCTGAGCGGACGCATGGCGACCACTGAAAGGTCGTGCGTCTTGTCGTACGGCGACACGTACCACTCGCCGTTGTTGATTCCCGGCGCGCTGGTCGTCGCCGAGGCGGCGCCCGAGCCGAAGCGCTGCTCCGAGCGGCTGAGCGTGTAGCTCACCCACCCGGTCGTCTTCCCCACCTGCCGGCGTGCGAACAGCTCGAGCCCCCAGGCCCGCCCGCGTCCCTGCAGGATCAGCGTCTCCAGCTTCTCGTTGAGGATGACGTCTGCTCCGTCGACGAAGTCGACAACGTCGCGCGAACGCTTCACGAAGACCTCCGCCGAAAGGTCCCACGCCTGACCGGGGGTGATGCGCTGCATCCCGAGCGCCACCTGGTCGGCGCGCTGCGGCCTGAGGTATGGGCCGGCCGGTTCCCACACATCGAGCGGCGTCGGAGAGTTTGTCTTGGAGGCGAGGTGGAGGTACTGCACCGTGCGCGCGTAGCTCGCCTTGAGCGAGGTCCCCTTGTCGAGCGAGAAGCGCAGCGAGGCGCGCGGCTCCAGCGCGCCGTACGCCTGCACCTTCTCTCCCGCGCCGTACCGCGTGCTGTCCACCACCGCCCCCGGCTCGTAGCGCCCGAGCAATGAGTCGTATACCAGCGGCTGGTCGTTGGCGTAGCGAAAGACCGTCGCCGTCCCTGTGCGCACGAAGCCGGAGAGGCGCGCACCGTAGCGAATCGCCCAGCGTTCGCCAAACTCGCGCTCCTCGCCCAGGTACAGTGCACCGGCCATCGCGCTGCGCTCCGGCACCTTCTTGCGGGCGAGGTTCGACTCGCCCAGCGGCTTCACCTCGCCGGGCGAGAAGCCGTGCAACGTCCCCTGCACACCGAACTCCAGCCGATGCCCGGGTGACAGATGCAACGACTCATCAATCTTGAGGTCGAGGCTCTTCACGCGCGCCGTCCACTGCGTGGAGTCGTTCCCGATCGGGAAGGTGAGGCGATAGTCGTAGTTGCTCGCCGCCAGCGTGACCTTGGAGTACAGCCGGTCGCGCACGATCTCGTTCCAGCGCAACGTTCCCGACTTGTTCCCCCACCCGGCGCCGAACTGGTCGCCGACGCCAAAGCGGTCGCGCCCGAAGAAACCGGAGGCCACCAGCATCCCATGCTCGCCTAACGGCTTTGTCACCTTGGCATTGAGGTCGTAGAAGTAGGCGACGGAGTTACGGATGTCGGGATCGCTCGAGGCCTTGGTGAAGACATCGGCATAGGAGCGGCGCGCCGCGACCAGCCACGACCCCTTTCCCTTGAGCGGCCCTTCGACGGCCAAGCGCGATGCGAGCAGCCCCAGCGTCGCCGACGCGGCAAACTCGTTCGCGTTCCCCTCGCGCTGCCGCAGGTCCACCACCGACGACAGGCGCCCGCCGAAGCGCGGCGGGATCGCTCCCTTGTACAGCGTCGCATCATCGACGGCGTCCGAGTTGAACACCGAGAGGAAGCCAAGAATGTGCGACGGGTTGTAGATCGTCGCCTCGTCGAGGAGGATCAGGTTCTGGTCCGACCCGCCGCCGCGCACGTTGATCGCCGTGGTGAAGTCGCTGGAGGACGACACACCGGGGAGCAGCGTGAGCGATCGGATGGGATCCACCTCGCCCAGCGCCGCAGGAACCTGACGCAACGTTTGCACATCGAGACGCGCGATGCTCATCTCCGGCGACTTGGGGTCGATGTCGGCCTGCTCGTTGGTAGCGGTCACCGCGACGGTCGCCAGCGTCACCTGGCTGCGCACCAGCATGACGTCGAGCGTCTGCGATGCGGTGAGCGAGATGGTCGTGTCAAACGGGGCGAAGCCGATGGCACGAACCTCCACGCGATGACGGCCCGCGGCGAGCGCGAGGAAGTACACCCCTTCCTCGTTGCTTTCGACCGATATGCTGCGGTCGGCCACCACGCGTGCGTGGCGCACAACTTCACGCGACTCGGCGCTGCGCAACGTGCCGGAGATGCGGAGCGGGGCGGTTCCCTGGGCGGTGAGGAGCCCGGCCGAGCGCGCGAGGCGCGCTGGCACGGCGGGGGCGGCGAGCAGCAGGACCGCTGCCGCGCACGCGCGTCGCGCGGTGTGCATCACACGGCCGGGGCGTGGCCGGATTGGAAACGTGCAGATGGGCACGGGAGAACGACGAGTTGCAGGTGACGGAGGTCGCGGGATACTGGAGGTACACACCGAATGTACTCGGCGATCCACCTCCGCCCCTCGACTACGGGGCACGTTCCGTCCCAGTGTCGCGCTTCGGCGTCCTCGGCCGTGCGACTACGACGTCCGTCTGGCCCGTGGCGCGTCGGTGGAGAGGCGCCGCAGCGCCTCGCGCGCCTCTCGTACCGTCGGCTGCAGGACCTGGTCGCCACCGCTCCAGGCGCGCTCGACGTAGAGGTAGCTGTCGATGGCGGCCGGGCGGTTGCCCAGGCGCTCCTGGACGCGGGCGCGCTCGAGCATCCATAGCACGCGCGTGGCGTCGTTGGCGGAGTACGGGCGCGCCAGAATTGCCGCCGCGGCGTTGTCCTGACGCTTGGCCGACAGGATTCTGGCGCGCAGCAGGTGGAGTGCGCCGCAGCCAACCTGACAGACGGAGTCGGGCCGGTCGAGCGCCGAGAGCGCCGCCGCGGTGTCGCGCCGGGCCAGCGCCACGAGCCCCGGGAGCAGCACGCGCAGCGTCGGATGCGCGCGCTCCCTCCTGGCGGCGACTTCCGACACGAGTCGTTGCAGCTGCACGGTATCTTCACGTGCGCTCCACCACATCGCCTGCCCGACGGAGACGGCGAGGTCGGCCGGGTCCATTCCCCATCCGCGCATCATCTGGTCGGCGCTATCGATTGGCATCGCGCCCGCCAGCGCGACCTGCGCAAGCAGGGGCGCCTGCGATCGCGTGAGAAATGTCCGCGCTTCCGCCATGTGCCCGCGCAGGAGGAGCAGGTTGCCGAATCGCCAGCGGAGCCCGTCCATGATTGGCTCGGGGAGGCCGCCCCTCTGCGCGGACTGCAGTCCCGCCCGAAACAGGTGCACCGCCCCTTCGGTGGAATCGAGAAGCGGGCTGGCAACCTGGGCAAGGTTGGACTGCAACGCGAAGTCGCGCGAGCGGCCGACCGCTTCGATGCGCGCGACGGCGTCCGGGGTGCGGTCGAGCAGGTCGCGCACCAACCGCAACGCTGTACTCACGTCACCGTCCGGCGCAGCGCCGATGAACAGCGCTATGGCGCGGCGCATGGCTGGCTCGTCCTGGTCGCTGGCGGCAACAGTCGTCAGGTGCAACGCTGCCGGCACGAACGTCGAGTCCAACGACAACGCCTGCTGAAAGGCATCGCGTGCCCCTCGGGCGCCGGAAAGACTCGGCGCGATGCGCTCGGTGAAGTGAAAGCGCGCATCGCCCAGCTTGAACCAGACCTCGGGATCATCGCCAAAGCGGGAGGTCGCGTCCTCCAGGACGCGCGTCATGCGCACAACTTGCGCGTACGGCGCAAGGACGGTGTAGTCCGACTGGGCGAGCATCGCAGCACCAAACAGCGAGTCGGTGGCAACGAGCACGCTATCCCGCGGCGCGAGGCGGTGGTTCATCGCTCCCGCGCGCACCAGGAAGTGATATCCCTCCTCGTTCACGCGGGCGTCGGGTTGAAGCTTCCATCCCAGTGAATTGCCAAGTCGACGAAAGGCGAGTGCGAAAGTGCTGTCGGCGCCAATCGCCACGCGATACATCGCCGCCGCCGTGTCCCATTGCGCGCGTCGGTAGAACTGCTCGCCCCGCAGGTAGGCCTTGATCGCGGGGAGCGACGACGAGCCCATGGTGCCACGCCGTGCGTCGCCAGCGTTGGTCGTCCCACGCAGCTGTGCGAGTACGGCGAGCGACAGCGTATCGGCGAGTCGATCGATGCGTGACGTCTCGCCCATCAGGTCGATGTCGGTGCCGACCGGTACGTTGCGCTCGGCGTCGAGGATGGTGGCGCGCAGGCGCACGGAGTCCTTTCCGGCGGCGACCACCGATCCGTGCAACGCCAGCGTGGCATGCACCTGCCGGGCGAGCGCGAGGGCGGTCTCGCGGTCGCCGCGCGCACGTGCGGGCCAGGCGCGCAGCGTGGTGGAGGGAGCAACCGTGCGCAGCGCCCCGGCCCCGTCGAGCGCGGTCGCGAGGAGGTCGACGAGTCCTTCGCGGTACTCGTCGTGTGCGCCGATCACGTCGAAGGGGGCGATGACGAGGATGTCTGCAGCGTCCGGCGCGTGCCGTCGATCGGGGGGAGCGCTCCGGGGCAGCCAACGCACGGCGGCGACAGCCAGGAGCAGCACGGCGACCACCGCCGCGACGATACGCGCCCGGCGCCCTCCGATCATCGAACGTGAGGGATCTTCGCCAACGGCATCGTTCCCGACCTTCTTCTTGCCGGAGACGGTGCCGGATTGCCAGAGGGCATCCTGCAGCGCGCCGGCACTCGCGAACCGTTCGTTAGGCTCCTTGGCCAGCAACTGTGCGATGATCGCGGCGAGCTCCGGCGGGACGTCGTCGCGCGCGTCGGCAAGCGAGGGCGGTGGCGCGACCATGTGCTGCCGAATCAGGTCCGCCGACGAACTCCCGCTGAACGGCGGACGCCCGGCCAGCATCTCGTAGCCCACGACGCCGAGGGAGTAGAGATCGCTGCGGCCGTCGAGGTCGCGCTCCCCGGCCGCTTGCTCCGGCGACATGTAGCCCGGCGTCCCGATCGACATCCCGACCTGCGTGAGCCGCGTGGCATTGCCTGCCGCCTGGTCAGGGGCCAACGACGAAATGCCGAAATCGGCCAGCACCGCCAGCCCGTTCGAGAGCAGGATGTTCTCCGGCTTTATGTCGCGATGGACGATCCCCTGGCCGTGCGCATAGGCCAGAGCCGATGACGGCTCCCGGAGGATGCGGCGGGCATCGGCGACCGGGAGCGCCCCCTCGCGATCGAGCCGGTGCCGCAACGTCTCGCCCTCGACGTAGGGAGTGACGTAGTAGAGGAACTCCCCGGCCACTCCCGCCGAGAGGACAGGGAGGAGGTGCGGATGCTGCAGGCGCGCCGTGACCTCGGCTTCGCGCTGGAAGCGCGTCGCCGTCAGCGTGGTCGCGACCTCGGGGGCGAGGACCTTGATGACGACGCGCCGTCCGAGCGCGCGCTCGGTGGCGAGGAAGACCCGGCTCATGCCGCCCCCTCCAAGCTCTCGCTCGACGCGATAGCTCGCGCCAAGTGCGGATTGCAGGTCGTGCAGCACGGGGGGGCGGTGCGGGAGGGACGTCTGCCTGGAGGACCACAACGTTGTGCTCCCGCGAGCCATGGCGCTACCCCGACAGGTGCGATCGGCAAGAGCGGATGCGCGCGAGCGCTGCCAATCCCCCGTCACCCCCTAGATTGGATGTGCCGGCATCGCACCCATGCCTTCACCTCGCGGCGCAACACAACCCCGCGCCCAGCCGCTCATGCTCATCGTCCACGTGTACGTCCACGTCCTTCCCGATCAAGTCGATCCCTTCATCGCCGCCTCGCGCGAGAACGCGCGGCAGAGCGTGCAGGAGCCCGGCGTCGTCCGCTTCGACCTGATTCAACAGGAGGACGATCCCACACGCTTCGTGCTCGTGGAGATCTACCGCACCCCCGAGGATCCCGCGCGCCACAAGGCCACGGCGCACTACGCCACGTGGCGCAACGCCGTCGAGCCGATGATGGCCGAGCCACGCCGCAGCACGAAGTACCACGCCCTCGCCCCCCACGCCGCCTGGTGGGAGTACCCGGGGTGAGCCTCGCCTTCGTCTTCGCCGCCCCCACGCGCCTCGTGATCGGCGCGGGGCGTCTCGCCGGGTGCGCGGCGAATGTGCAGGGCGTCGGGCGGCGCGCCCTCGTTATGCAGGGAGGGAGCGGGCGCGCCGCGGGAAGGGGAGTCCCATCGTCTTGAGCGATGCGGGATTGGCGGAGTTGCTGGGCGCGGCGGTATAGTCTGGGCACACGCCCTCCCTCCATCCCGTTCCCGTTGTCCCAGGCCAGTCCCACACCCGCGGCAGGCGCGCTGCGCCCGGCGCCTGACGCACCAACACCGAGCACCGCCCGCGCCCTCGTGGCGCGGTTCTCCCCCGTGCTCGGGCTCGTGGCGGTGGTGCTCATCTTCACGCTCCTCTCCGACGAACCCGGGCGCTTCCTCTCGGCGTTCAACCTGCGCGTCGTCCTGTCACAGACGGTGATCACCGCGCTGGGCGCGATCGGGATGACGATGATCGTGGTGGGGGGCGGGATCGACCTCTCGGTGGGGGCGTCGATCGCGTTGACCGGGGTGCTGGCGGCGACGGGGTTGCGCGACGGCTGGTCGCCGCCGATGGCGGTGGCGGCGGCGGTTGCGGCTGGCGGTATCATCGGGCTGCTGAACGGGGCGGTGATCACCGCGCTGCGCGTGGTCCCCTTCATCGTCACGCTGGGGATGCTGGGGACGGCGCGCGGGACGGCGAAGTGGCTCGCCGGCGAGCAGACCGTGAACGTCCCCGCGACCTGGATCAACGACCTCGTCGTGACGATGCCCAAGCCCGCCTGGCTCATCCTTCCGGTTGGCGTGTGGATCGTCATCGCCCTCGCGGTCATTGTGGCGCTGGTACTGCGCAACACCGTCTTCGGGCGGCGGATCTTCGCGTTAGGCTCCAACGAGGCGGCGGCGCGTGCCTGTGGCATCGACACCACGCGCCTCAAGCTGGCCATCTATGGCTGCGCCGGGTGCCTCTTCGGGCTCACCGGGGTGATGCAGGTCTCCCGCCTGCGCCAGGGCGACCCCACGGTGGCCAATGGCGCGGAGCTGGACATCATTGCCGCGGTGGTCATTGGCGGCGGTTCGCTGAGCGGCGGCGAGGGGAGCATTGCCGGCTCGTTGATTGGCGCGCTGATCATGGCCTTCTTGCGCAACGGCTGCCAGCAGATGGGATGGCCCAATTACATCCAGGAGATCATTATCGGCGTGATCATCGTCCTCGCGGTGGCGCTCGACCGGGCGCGGCTGGCATGGGCGGAACGGAGCGCGGCATGACCACGCCGCACCTGCCACGGGTGGATGCGCACATTCACCTGTGGGATCCCGAAGTGCTCTCATACCCCTGGCTGCAGGCGCACGCGTCGCTGGCGCGCCGCTTCCTCCCCGAGGACTATGGTAGCCTAAATGGTGGCAGCGCCCGCCCGGTGGACGCGGTGGTGGCGGTGGAGGGCAATGTGCGCGATGGTGCGGGCGTGGTCGAGGCCGCGTGGCTCGACTGGGTGGCGGCGATGGATCCACGCATTGCCGGCATCGTTGCCTACGTGGACATGCTCGATGACCCTCGGCGCGACCACGCCTTCACCGCGCTTCGGCGCATGCCGCGTGTGGTTGGGGTTCGCCACAACATCCAGGGCCATCCGGCAGGATTCTCGACACAGCCGCGCTTCGTGGCCGGCGTGCGTGCCGTCGCGGCCGCCGGCTATCCGTTCGACCTCTGCGCCACGGCGTCGCAACTGGGAGAAGTGCGCGCGCTCGTCGAGCGTTGTCCGGAAGTCCACTTCATCCTCGATCACTGCGGGAAGCCCGACATCGGCCACGGATCGTTCGACGCCTGGCGCCGGGACATCGACGCCATTGCGGCTCACGACACGGTGACGTGCAAGCTGTCGGGTCTCTTCACGCAGTGCGCGCCCGACCCGTGCGACGAGCGCGCAATTCGCCCGTACCTGCGACATGTCGTCGAGATCTTCGGGCCGCGCCGAGTGATGTATGCCTCCGATTGGCCGGTGTGCACGCTGGCGGGGAGCGCCGACGCGTGGCACGCGCTGGTGTGCGACGTGGTCGGCGGACTCTGCTCGCGCCACGAGCGCGACGAGATCTTCGGGGGAACCGCGATTCGCGCCTATCGACTCACCATCACGACGCCCGCATGACGCACACACCACTCCCGTCATCGCTTGCCCTCACCGATCGCGTCGCCATCGTCACCGGCGGGAGTTCGGGAATCGGGCAGGCCATTGCCCGCCTCCTGGCCGAGCGAGGGGCTCGTGTCGCCATCCTCGACATCGCCGACGCCGGCCAGACAGTGGATGCGATCATCGCCGCCGGCGCCCATGCGTTGCAGCTGACGTGCGACGTCACGAACCAGCAGGGAGTCGAAGTCGCCTTTCGCGAGGTGGCCGACCGGCTCGGCGCGCTCGACATCCTCGTCAACAGTGCCGGCGTCGCGCACGTCGGCAATGTGGTCCAGACCACTGAGGCCGACCTCGATCGCGTCTACGCGGTCAACGTGAAGGGGGTCTACAACTGCCTCCGCTCCGGCGTGCTGGCCATGAAGGAGCGTGGCGGCGTGATCCTGAATATCGCATCCGTCGCCTCGTCCATCGGGCTCGCGGACCGCTTCGCCTACTCGATGAGCAAGGGCGCGGTGCTCACCATGACGTACTCGGTGGCTCGCGACTACGTCCACGAGAAGATCCGATGCAACTGCGTTGCGCCAGCGCGCGTCCACACGCCCTTTGTCGACAGCTTCCTCGCCCGCTCCTATCCCGGGCGCGAGGCGGAGATGTTCGAGGCGCTCTCCCGCACCCAGCCCATCGGGCGCATGGGGACGCCCGGCGAGATTGCCGAACTCGCCGCGTTTCTCTGTTCCGACGCGGCCGCCTTCATCACCGGGACCAACGTCGCGATCGATGGCGGTTTCGTCTCGCTCAAGATGTGAGCGGCATGCCCCACCGCCTAACGCCCTCCTGCTGACCATGCCCGCCCAGCGCTCGCGTCGCATCATACGCGTCGAGGCTCGAGACGTGCGCTTCCCCACATCGGCGGCGCTCGATGGTTCCGACGCGATGAACCCCGATCCCGACTACTCGGCGGCCTACGTCATCCTGCACACCGATGCGGGCGACGGGATCGAGGGGCACGGGCTCACCTTCACCATCGGGCGCGGCAACGAGCTGTGCGTCGCGGCAATCGAGGCGCTCGCGCCGCTGGTGCGCGGGCGCGACCTGGCCGACATCACGTCCGACATGGGGAGCTTCTGGCGCGGTATCACTTCCGACTCGCAGCTTCGCTGGGTCGGCCCGGAGAAGGGCGTCATCCATCTCGCCACGGCGGCGCTGGTGAACGCCGTGTGGGACCTGTGGGCCAAGGTCGAGGGAAAGCCGCTCTGGAGGCTCCTCGCCGACATGACGCCGGAGGAGGTCGTGCACTGCATCGACTTCCGCTACATCACCGATGCGCTCACGCCGGATGAGGCGCTGGCGATCCTGCGTCGCCATCGCCCCACGCGCGCCGCGCGCGAGGCGGAGCTGCTGCGCGACGGCTATCCGGCCTACACGACGTCTGCAGGATGGCTTGGCTACTCGGACGAGAAGATTCGCCAGCTCTGTCGCGATGGCATCGCCGAGGGGTGGTCGCACTTCAAGATCAAGGTTGGGAGAGACCTCGCGGACGACATCCGGCGCGCGTCGATCATTCGCGACGTGATTGGCCCCGGCCGCAAGCTCATGGTCGACGCCAACCAGGTGTGGGACGTGGGGGAGGCGATCGAGTGGGTGAAGGCGCTCGCGCCGTTCGATCCGTGGTGGATCGAGGAGCCGACGTCGCCCGACGACGTGCTGGGGCACGCCGCCATCGCGCGCGCCGTTGCCCCCATCGGCGTCGCCACCGGCGAGCACTGCCAGAACCGCGTGGTGTTCAAGCAGCTGATGCAGGCGGGGGCCATCCGCTTCTGCCAGGTGGATGCCTGCCGCCTTGGCGGCGTGAACGAAGTGCTGGCGGTGTTGCTCCTGGCGGCAAAGCACGGGATCCCTGTCTGCCCGCACGCCGGCGGCGTGGGGCTGTGCGAGTACGTGCAGCACCTCTCGATCTTCGACTACCTGTGCGTGAGTGCCTCGCTCCACGACCGGCTCATCGAGTACGTCGATCACCTGCACGAGCACTTCGTCGACCCGGTGGTGATGCGGAACGGGCGCTACGTCCCGCCGCAGGCGCCGGGATACAGCATCACGATGAAACGGGAGAGTCTCGACGCATACGCCTTCCCCGATGGACCGGTGTGGAGCCAGCGCCGTGCAGCGATGGCGAACCTCGCGGCGGGCGGTGACGCATGAGCGCGCACGGCGCGACGACGATGAGGGCCGCGGTCCTCGTCGACGTGAACCGACTCGAGGTGCGCGACGTGCCGCGCATCGACCCGTCGCCCCATGAAGTCCTGGTGAAGGTGGAGGCGGTGGGGCTGTGCGGCACCGACGTCCATATCGTCGAGGGGCACGCCAACTACAACGCCGACGAGCGGGGGCGGCTGCGCTCGCTGCGCGAGTCACCGCAGGTCCTCGGTCACGAGATTGCCGGCGTGGTGGCCGAGTGTGGGAGCGCGGTGCGCGACCTTGCGCCTGGCGACCGCGTCATCGTCGACCAGGGGCGAAGTTGCGTGAGCGAGTGGCGCACGCCGCGCTGCGAGTACTGCGCCAGCGGTGACTCCCACCAGTGCGAGTGGTACCGCGAGCACGGCATCACTGGCCTCCTGGGCGGCTTCGCCGACTTCGTCACCGTTCCCGCCGTCAACGCCGTGCGGCTGCGCACCGCGCTCCCCGCGGACCAGGCGGCGCTCACGGAGCCACTCGGTTGCGTCATCCACGCCGCCGATCTCATGGCGCGCGCCAGCGCTCGTTATGCACTCGGCGCCCGCGGCGACCATCGGGTCCGCACCATTATCATCTGTGGTGGCGGCCCGGCGGGGATCCTCTTCGTGCAGTACCTGCGCCGCGTGGCCGGTTTTGACGGGCAAGTGCTCGTGAGCGAGCCGAGCGCGCTGCGGCGGGCGCTCGTGGAACGCTTTGGCGCCGAGGCGATCGACCCGACGACGTCCGATCTCGTGTCCGAGGTGGCCAACCGCACCGCCGGCCGACGGGCCGAGCTGCTCATCGAGGCGTCGGGCGCGGGCCCTGTCTTCGCGATGATCCCGGGGCTCGTGCGCAAGCAGGCCACCGTGCTGTTGTACGGGCACGGCCATGCCGGCGTCGACCTCAGCGTCATGAACCAGGTGCAGTTCCTCGAACCCACGCTGGTGTCGCCGGTGGGCGCCTCGGGAGGGCATGCGGCTGACGGGCGCCCGCTCACGTATGCCCGCGCATTGCAGCTGCTGGAAGACGGGGTGATCGACGTCGCCCCCATCGTGTCCCATCGCTACGCCTCGCTCGAGGCGCTGCCAGATGTCTTCGCGGGCGCGTACAAGCGCCCAGACTTCGTGAAGGGAGTCCTGACCCTA comes from the Gemmatimonadaceae bacterium genome and includes:
- a CDS encoding DUF4249 domain-containing protein; amino-acid sequence: MSITKRARLTTLLVLPLLAFAGGCERVVDVDLATGERLLVVEGRMERIIGEGAIPQQIRVTTTDRYFSNTAAPAATGATVRVTDEAGHSLSFAPSPNDASLHVSPPFAAEVGHRYTLHVTWQGEQYEGSDLLTSVAPIDSMYFMERNNVIGPRDGLRATIDTRDPGGERNYYVWDQLVNGVRLISADSTFKARMFANDDLVDGKSVTQFQPYGGMVVKPGDRVEVRQISLSEEGYRYYVALTDQVTNDGSPFAVSTASVRGNVANLTHPARRALGYFMAGEVSSARKAVPLTP
- a CDS encoding TonB-dependent receptor, giving the protein MPARLARSAGLLTAQGTAPLRISGTLRSAESREVVRHARVVADRSISVESNEEGVYFLALAAGRHRVEVRAIGFAPFDTTISLTASQTLDVMLVRSQVTLATVAVTATNEQADIDPKSPEMSIARLDVQTLRQVPAALGEVDPIRSLTLLPGVSSSSDFTTAINVRGGGSDQNLILLDEATIYNPSHILGFLSVFNSDAVDDATLYKGAIPPRFGGRLSSVVDLRQREGNANEFAASATLGLLASRLAVEGPLKGKGSWLVAARRSYADVFTKASSDPDIRNSVAYFYDLNAKVTKPLGEHGMLVASGFFGRDRFGVGDQFGAGWGNKSGTLRWNEIVRDRLYSKVTLAASNYDYRLTFPIGNDSTQWTARVKSLDLKIDESLHLSPGHRLEFGVQGTLHGFSPGEVKPLGESNLARKKVPERSAMAGALYLGEEREFGERWAIRYGARLSGFVRTGTATVFRYANDQPLVYDSLLGRYEPGAVVDSTRYGAGEKVQAYGALEPRASLRFSLDKGTSLKASYARTVQYLHLASKTNSPTPLDVWEPAGPYLRPQRADQVALGMQRITPGQAWDLSAEVFVKRSRDVVDFVDGADVILNEKLETLILQGRGRAWGLELFARRQVGKTTGWVSYTLSRSEQRFGSGAASATTSAPGINNGEWYVSPYDKTHDLSVVAMRPLSRNWTMGTTFTLASGLPATFPESRYVVDGLILAEYGPRNAARLPAYHRLDLAFTRKMRRGELQLGVFNAYNRFNAQSMSFRQTKDNPLASEAVQLSVFGIVPSISYTRHF
- a CDS encoding protein kinase is translated as MLHDLQSALGASYRVERELGGGGMSRVFLATERALGRRVVIKVLAPEVATTLTATRFQREAEVTARLQHPHLLPVLSAGVAGEFLYYVTPYVEGETLRHRLDREGALPVADARRILREPSSALAYAHGQGIVHRDIKPENILLSNGLAVLADFGISSLAPDQAAGNATRLTQVGMSIGTPGYMSPEQAAGERDLDGRSDLYSLGVVGYEMLAGRPPFSGSSSADLIRQHMVAPPPSLADARDDVPPELAAIIAQLLAKEPNERFASAGALQDALWQSGTVSGKKKVGNDAVGEDPSRSMIGGRRARIVAAVVAVLLLAVAAVRWLPRSAPPDRRHAPDAADILVIAPFDVIGAHDEYREGLVDLLATALDGAGALRTVAPSTTLRAWPARARGDRETALALARQVHATLALHGSVVAAGKDSVRLRATILDAERNVPVGTDIDLMGETSRIDRLADTLSLAVLAQLRGTTNAGDARRGTMGSSSLPAIKAYLRGEQFYRRAQWDTAAAMYRVAIGADSTFALAFRRLGNSLGWKLQPDARVNEEGYHFLVRAGAMNHRLAPRDSVLVATDSLFGAAMLAQSDYTVLAPYAQVVRMTRVLEDATSRFGDDPEVWFKLGDARFHFTERIAPSLSGARGARDAFQQALSLDSTFVPAALHLTTVAASDQDEPAMRRAIALFIGAAPDGDVSTALRLVRDLLDRTPDAVARIEAVGRSRDFALQSNLAQVASPLLDSTEGAVHLFRAGLQSAQRGGLPEPIMDGLRWRFGNLLLLRGHMAEARTFLTRSQAPLLAQVALAGAMPIDSADQMMRGWGMDPADLAVSVGQAMWWSAREDTVQLQRLVSEVAARRERAHPTLRVLLPGLVALARRDTAAALSALDRPDSVCQVGCGALHLLRARILSAKRQDNAAAAILARPYSANDATRVLWMLERARVQERLGNRPAAIDSYLYVERAWSGGDQVLQPTVREAREALRRLSTDAPRARRTS
- a CDS encoding antibiotic biosynthesis monooxygenase; translated protein: MLIVHVYVHVLPDQVDPFIAASRENARQSVQEPGVVRFDLIQQEDDPTRFVLVEIYRTPEDPARHKATAHYATWRNAVEPMMAEPRRSTKYHALAPHAAWWEYPG
- a CDS encoding ABC transporter permease, which produces MSQASPTPAAGALRPAPDAPTPSTARALVARFSPVLGLVAVVLIFTLLSDEPGRFLSAFNLRVVLSQTVITALGAIGMTMIVVGGGIDLSVGASIALTGVLAATGLRDGWSPPMAVAAAVAAGGIIGLLNGAVITALRVVPFIVTLGMLGTARGTAKWLAGEQTVNVPATWINDLVVTMPKPAWLILPVGVWIVIALAVIVALVLRNTVFGRRIFALGSNEAAARACGIDTTRLKLAIYGCAGCLFGLTGVMQVSRLRQGDPTVANGAELDIIAAVVIGGGSLSGGEGSIAGSLIGALIMAFLRNGCQQMGWPNYIQEIIIGVIIVLAVALDRARLAWAERSAA
- a CDS encoding amidohydrolase family protein — protein: MTTPHLPRVDAHIHLWDPEVLSYPWLQAHASLARRFLPEDYGSLNGGSARPVDAVVAVEGNVRDGAGVVEAAWLDWVAAMDPRIAGIVAYVDMLDDPRRDHAFTALRRMPRVVGVRHNIQGHPAGFSTQPRFVAGVRAVAAAGYPFDLCATASQLGEVRALVERCPEVHFILDHCGKPDIGHGSFDAWRRDIDAIAAHDTVTCKLSGLFTQCAPDPCDERAIRPYLRHVVEIFGPRRVMYASDWPVCTLAGSADAWHALVCDVVGGLCSRHERDEIFGGTAIRAYRLTITTPA